The DNA window TCCGTAATTTCGTTGAATAAAACTCGCTTAATATTGCCATTCTTATCTTTTAATTCTAACGCAATGTGGTGAGCTATTGCTTCTCCCTCCCGATCTGGATCCGTTGCGATTAATACATTAGTAACTTTACTGGCAGTCTTTTTTAATTCCTGCAGGGTTTTACCCTTCCCCTTGACCGTTATGTATTCCGGTTCAAATCCATTGTCAACATCTACCCCCAGGCGTTTTTTGGGTAAATCACGAAGATGTCCTACGGAGGCTTTAACAACAAAATCTTTGCCAAGTATTCGATTAATCGTTTTAGTTTTGGCTATCGATTCAACTATTACTAAAGATTGACCCATATATAATATAAGAAATAATATTGATTAGTGAATCATGCTATCGGGATCTAACATAGATTTCCCAAGAGGTAACATTTCACTGTTATCGGAATTTAAAAAGAGAGCGGCAACGACAGTCTTGATTTCCTCTATGCCAATTGAACTTACTCCTAACATCATTACTCTTTCAATGATTTGCTCCATTTGACTTTGCTCGATTAGGCGTAATTGACGCAGTTGAATTAAATACCCAAAAGCTTTAGATGAAACTACCAGTCTCTCAATATCGCTAAGCATTCGATATGAGTTTACGTCAGCTTCTTCATTAACCAGAATATCTTCACTATCGGATTTAAATCGCTCAAACAACCAAGAGAATGCCGCATTAATCTCGTTTTCAGTATAACCTTTACCAATCAAGTCTTTAGAAATTCCATCCATTAGTTCGATGTTTCCGCGTTTTTGACGAATTTCATGCATTAAATAGATGAGAATTTCAACAACTCGTTCATTCATTTATTTTTTACTCCGCGCTGCGTAAATAGCCTTATTCCAGTTATTGGGCTGATTGACTTCAATATAAGATATAAAATTTGATTTTCAAGCCATTTACATTTTATCTAAATCGTTTATTCAACCTCAAAACAATTTTCTAATACAATTCGTTATTTTTAATAGGGTTATTTCTATTTATTAAAATTCTGTAATTTTTAATATTAACGTCCATGGCAGTGTTTATATTTCTTGCCACTCCCACATGGGCATGGATTATTTCGACCCACCTTTTGTTCAACTTTAATGGGTTTTAGTTTACCTCTGCTTGCTGCTTGTACTGGCGATCCTGATCCTTCTTCAACTCCTGCATATTGATATCCCATCCCTGTGGAGGCAGCATGGCTGGTTTCCATTTCCTGTGGTATTGAGCTCCTTCGGCTTTCAACAACATTGGTAGGTTGGGCTTTAAATACCAATTCAAGCACCAATTCATTCTTATTTGCCAACATTTCGGTAAATGCTCGAAATCCTTCCTGTTTATACTCCAAAAGTGGATTTTTTTGCCCGTAAGCCCGGAGGCCAATTCCTTCTTTAAGCATGTCCATTTCATATAAATGCTCTTTCCAGCGTTCATCAATTACGCTTAGAACGGCAATCTTCTCAAGATGGCGCTGAATTTCGGAGCCAAAACTCTCTTCCTTTCTCTGGTAAAGTTTTTTCGCCTGTTCCAGGATAGTATCGAAAAGTTCATTTTGAGTAATGGTTGTTGTTTGTTCCGAATCAATTTTCATATTTAATAGCAAAACTCGCATCAATTCGCTTCGCAGACCATCCCAATCCCAATCTTCCTGGTATTCCTTATTGGTGTACTGCTCAACTGATTTCTCTACGAATGTAGCCAGCATCTCCATTATATCATCTTTTAGATTAGGTTCTCTTAAAGCGTGGTTTCTTTGACGATAAATATTTTCTCTCTGTTTATTCATTACATCGTCATATTCAAGAAGATGCTTACGAATGCCAAAATTTTGTGCTTCTACTTTTTTCTGGGCTCTTTGAATAGATTTCGTCACCATACTATGTTGAATTACTTCGCCATCCTCAAGCCCCATTCGATCCATAACTCCGGCTATTCTATCTGAGCGAAATAACCGCATTAGATCATCTTCCAGGGAAATATAAAAGAGACTGGAGCCAGGGTCTCCTTGTCGTGCGGCACGCCCGCGAAGCTGTAAATCAATCCTCCGGGCTTCGTGTCTTTCTGTGGCTACTATATGTAACCCATCCAAGTTCTTAGCAACACCTGCGCCAAGTTTGATATCCGTTCCGCGGCCTGCCATATTTGTTGCAATAGTAATCATTCCCGGTTCGCCAGCTTTCGCCACAATTTCCGCTTCCTTCTGATGATACTTGGCATTTAATACATTGTGGCGAATTCCACGACGCTTTAGCATCCGGCTTAACAATTCGGATACATCAACTGAAACCGTACCGACCAACACCGGTCGGCGAATCTTGCTCATTTTTTCTAGTTCATCTATAATAGCATTGTATTTTTCGCGTTTAGTACGAAAAATATGATCTTCATAATCTATTCGTATATTTTTCTCATTTGTAGGTATTACCGTAACATCTAGTTTGTAAATCTCCCAAAATTCCGAGGCTTCGGTTTCAGCAGTCCCCGTCATCCCTGCCAGTTTTTCATACATCCTGAAATAATTCTGCAATGTGATGGTAGCCAGTGTTTGGGTCTCACGCTCAATTTTTACATTTTCTTTAGCTTCTAATGCCTGATGAAGACCGTCGCTAAATCTTCTGCCGGGCATAAGGCGACCGGTAAATTCATCTACAATCATTACCTTATTTTCAGAAACAACGTATTCTACATCCTTCTCAAACAGCGAATAGGCTTTCAACAATTGATTGACATTGTGTGCACGTTCACTCACTTCACCGTATTCTTTATAAACCTCTGCACGTTTTTGTTGTTTTTCCGATTCCGACAAGCTTTCATCACCTTCCATTTCGGAAAGGATGGCATCGACATCAGGTATGATAAACATACCTCCATCATCATGCGGTGAAAGTAACAACCGGCCTTTATCCGTTAAATCCGTCACATTGCTTTTTTCATCAATGGCATAGTAGAGTTCCTCATCAACCTCATGCAGTTTTTTATCACGGATAAAATCGTTCTCAACCCGCGTAATCAATTTAGCTATGCCCGTCTCCTGGACCATTTTTTGCAATCGTTTATTCTTGGGTCCTCCTCGTTGAGACTGCAATAATTTTATTCCGGCTTCGTATTCTTTTTCTTTGTCATCAGATTCTAACAATCTTTCTGCTTCTGCTAATAATTGATTCACAAGGACAGTTTGTTTTTTTACCAGCTGGTTTACAAGAGGTTTTAACTCGTCATATTTATGTGTAGAATGACTGACCGGTCCCGAGATGATCAGAGGTGTACGGGCTTCATCAATCAGTACGCTATCCACTTCATCTACGATTGCATAATGATGTGTTCGCTGGACGACATTGTCCAGGGAATGGGCCATGTTATCACGTAAGTAATCAAAAC is part of the candidate division KSB1 bacterium genome and encodes:
- the secA gene encoding preprotein translocase subunit SecA encodes the protein MAVSIFTKVFGSKHAREIKKILPIVDEINRYYEEFQTLSDDELKEQTPKFRQRVYKNVKSTQDEISDLRNELDTSFSEGKDAEYREELRSQIQELEEQESEKIQEVLDEILPEAFAVVKEVCHRLVGSTWNVVDQPTKWDMIPYDVQLIGAIVLHQGRIAEMATGEGKTLAATMPIYLNALPGKGVHLVTVNDYLARRDAEWMGRIYEFLGLRVAYLLNDMSPEERKVAYNADITYGTNNEYGFDYLRDNMAHSLDNVVQRTHHYAIVDEVDSVLIDEARTPLIISGPVSHSTHKYDELKPLVNQLVKKQTVLVNQLLAEAERLLESDDKEKEYEAGIKLLQSQRGGPKNKRLQKMVQETGIAKLITRVENDFIRDKKLHEVDEELYYAIDEKSNVTDLTDKGRLLLSPHDDGGMFIIPDVDAILSEMEGDESLSESEKQQKRAEVYKEYGEVSERAHNVNQLLKAYSLFEKDVEYVVSENKVMIVDEFTGRLMPGRRFSDGLHQALEAKENVKIERETQTLATITLQNYFRMYEKLAGMTGTAETEASEFWEIYKLDVTVIPTNEKNIRIDYEDHIFRTKREKYNAIIDELEKMSKIRRPVLVGTVSVDVSELLSRMLKRRGIRHNVLNAKYHQKEAEIVAKAGEPGMITIATNMAGRGTDIKLGAGVAKNLDGLHIVATERHEARRIDLQLRGRAARQGDPGSSLFYISLEDDLMRLFRSDRIAGVMDRMGLEDGEVIQHSMVTKSIQRAQKKVEAQNFGIRKHLLEYDDVMNKQRENIYRQRNHALREPNLKDDIMEMLATFVEKSVEQYTNKEYQEDWDWDGLRSELMRVLLLNMKIDSEQTTTITQNELFDTILEQAKKLYQRKEESFGSEIQRHLEKIAVLSVIDERWKEHLYEMDMLKEGIGLRAYGQKNPLLEYKQEGFRAFTEMLANKNELVLELVFKAQPTNVVESRRSSIPQEMETSHAASTGMGYQYAGVEEGSGSPVQAASRGKLKPIKVEQKVGRNNPCPCGSGKKYKHCHGR
- a CDS encoding DUF494 family protein yields the protein MNERVVEILIYLMHEIRQKRGNIELMDGISKDLIGKGYTENEINAAFSWLFERFKSDSEDILVNEEADVNSYRMLSDIERLVVSSKAFGYLIQLRQLRLIEQSQMEQIIERVMMLGVSSIGIEEIKTVVAALFLNSDNSEMLPLGKSMLDPDSMIH